The DNA sequence CGGATGGAGGAGAAGCAGTACGGCCTCTGCGAGTCGTGCGGCCGCGCCATCAAGCTCGCGCGCTTGAAGGCGATGCCGTGGGCGCGCCTCTGCCTCCCGTGCAAGCAGAAGGAGGAGAAGGGCGTCGAGGAGGAGTCCTGAATGGCGACCGCCCTCGCCGCCGCCCTGGTCCTGGCGGCGGACCAGCTGACCAAACTCTGGGTGCGGAGCGCCTTCCTCGAGGAAGAGGTGGCGGTGGTCGTCCGCGGGTTCCTCAACCTCACCTACGTGCGCAACCGCGGCGGCGCATTCGGGATATTCCCGCACCAGCAGGCGCTCTTCATCGTGCTGTCGTTCGCGACCATCGCCGTCCTCGTCTGGTTCCACCGAAGCATCGGGGCGCACCACCGCCTCTGCAAAATCGCCCTCGGGATGATCCTCGGAGGGGCGGTCGGCAACCTCGCGGACCGGCTCCTGGTGGACCGCGAGCGGTGCGTGATCGACTGGATCGACGTCCACTGGGGCGCGTACCACTGGCCCGCGTTCAACGTCGCCGACAGCGCGATCAGCGTCGGCGTCGTCCTGCTCCTGTACTACCTGATGCTCAACGCCGAAACCAAACCCGCGCGGGGCGCGCCGGCGCCGCCGCCTGGGGGGTGAGGCGGCGGAAAGGGAGTGCGCATGCGTCCGGTCCTGTTCAGCGTCGGCCCCCTGACCGTCTACTGGTACGGGGTCTTCGTCGCCCTGGCGTTCCTCGCCGCTCTCGCCACCGCCGCGGGGCGGCTGAAACGGTACGGCTGGCGGCCGGAGATCGCCTACGACATCGGCATCTACGCCCTGCTGGCCGCGATCGCTGGATCGCGCCTCCTCTACATCCTCGAGGACCCGCGGGAGTTCCTCTCCTCCCCGCTGGAGATCTTCAAGGTCTGGAAGGGGGGGCTCTCGTTCCTCGGCGGCCTCGCCGGCGCCGTCCTGGCCGGCGCCGTCTACCTCCGCCTCCACCGGCTTCCGGTGCTCGCGGGGTTCGATCTCCTCGTCCCCTCCGTGGCGCTCGGGCACGCGGTGGGGCGCATCGGCTGCTTCCTGAACGGCTGCTGTTTCGGCGCGGCGTCCGGCGTGCC is a window from the Chlamydiota bacterium genome containing:
- the lspA gene encoding signal peptidase II produces the protein MATALAAALVLAADQLTKLWVRSAFLEEEVAVVVRGFLNLTYVRNRGGAFGIFPHQQALFIVLSFATIAVLVWFHRSIGAHHRLCKIALGMILGGAVGNLADRLLVDRERCVIDWIDVHWGAYHWPAFNVADSAISVGVVLLLYYLMLNAETKPARGAPAPPPGG
- the lgt gene encoding prolipoprotein diacylglyceryl transferase, which encodes MRPVLFSVGPLTVYWYGVFVALAFLAALATAAGRLKRYGWRPEIAYDIGIYALLAAIAGSRLLYILEDPREFLSSPLEIFKVWKGGLSFLGGLAGAVLAGAVYLRLHRLPVLAGFDLLVPSVALGHAVGRIGCFLNGCCFGAASGVPWAVVFPDGSAAHAYQLREAGLLPPGSAWSIPVHPVQIYESLAEIGIFVALSCCLPRSRFRGEIFLLYLFLYGIARFVLEEFRADTPAILAVGRSALSLPQLTGLGMALVSAALILAAGRRRQGA